The region TCAGCGGGGAGATTCAAGGGTGAGTGTCCCGCAAAGTGCTCCAGACCCGCCACTGAATCATGCAAAACAGTCTCGAGGAGATCGGGCCGTATGAAGCTGCCTGAAACAATCAACCCTGCCATCCTGTAAGCTGCAACCAGGAGACCGCCAATGCCGAGAGGGTCATCGGTGGTCCAGTCCCTCCCCTCACAAACAACGGCCATGTCGGCAATCTCCGCGCCGAGATCAGGCGATGCCGAACGCCCGAAATAGTTCTCCGCAGTCGCCCGGAGCTCGCTGTACGTGACCACTCCGTCAAGAGGATCGTGATGACCCATGGACGATACAAGCGGATACGATAGATCAATGCTCATTTTCCAGTACAGACGTTTCCCCCCTCTGCGAGGCAGGGTGTACGTGAACTTTCCATGGGCTGTTTTTGCGAGCTCTATGGCCCACCTGTTGAAGGTCGAATCTCCGGTAACCCTGCTCACGGAGGCGAGTGCATGCATCCATTGAGTCAGGTAATGATAATACTGTCCGTCCCGGTCCCATTCCAGACGCTCATCAAAGGGTTCACCGGGCCGCCGCTCGCCCATCTCTTTGCCGATCCGCAGTCCCCCTTTTGTAGGGTGTCTGCGGCCTTCCTCTTCAGAGAGCCCGCTGATCCAGCCGGTGCGGGGATCATCTCTGCGATGGCGGCCCAGTGTTGCATGCACCTGATGGACGAGAAGCATGGCGAGATCCTTGTAGTGCTCGTCATTCGTCTGGCGGTAGAGCCCAAGGAAATTGCAGACTGCATAGGCATCAGTCCATAGGTATCGCCTTGGAGGGAACCTCACCGGCGAGAGACCCGTCAGTTTCGCAAATTCGATCATTATTTCGGCAACCACAGAGCTCCCTTCCATCTATAATAATAGGAGAGGGCACAACATTCAAGAAATGAAAGGCCATATCCTCTTAGAAGGCGGTGCAGAGTTCGGCGGGCGAATGGAAGAGCCGGACAAGCGTGCCCTGGAGCTGGCGGGCGGCCTCGATGCTCAGGTCAGTATCATCCCCACCGCTGCTGTTCCCGACCATAATCACAGACGGGCAGGTCAATCAGGAGTTCGTTGGTTTCAACGTCTGGGTGCAACACGCGTAACTTCACTGCCCCTTATCGATCGGGCATCGGCCGATCAATCTGCGCTGGCGAGTGCTTTGCGCCGGTCTCGGCTCATTTATATCCTGGGCGGCTTCCCGCGCTATCTTGCTCAAACGCTCGCCGGCACGTCCAGTTGGCGAGCCATTCTTGAGGCATACGCCACGGGAGCGGTGATCGGCGGCAGCAGCGCCGGGGCGATGATCTTATGCGGGCACTACTACGATCCCGATACGGAGAGGATTGCTGAGGGACTGAATGTCGTTCCCCGGGCATACCTCATTCCCCATCATGATACCTTTGGGAAGGGCTGGGCACCTTCTCTGGTTCCCTCTCTTCCGGACGCCGTCTTTGTCGGCGTTGACGAACAGACCGGACTGATCGATGATGGTGCCGAAGGTGAATGGACCATTTATGGAAAGGGCCTGGTAACAATCTACAGAGGCGGAAAGACCAGGACCCACCGCTCAGGCGAGACGCTTTCTCTCTGATATACAAGATTCTGGTGTTCACAGAGGGAAAAGCCGCCTGCTGCCGTTCTTCGGTTCAGGACAGGTGAAAGTGGCTGGAGGTATCGCTACAAAAGGCCTTTCAGCATGCCTGCCTTCCCGGAAGATTGTGTTTTATACAACGATAAAGTTAACTCTTCGGCAGCATCGATGAAACATTAAAGAACAACAGCTCCCCCAAATATTTGAATGCCGATACCCATCTGCGGGCATCCTCATTGCCTGCCTCAGCCTCCGGGAGAACATCCCGGTACGTTGTGTTCGCAATTTTGTAATAGATGTTCTGGCTCCGCCAGTAATCGACTTCGACGGGTAGTAATCTCAATATCTCCAGTTCCTCTTGGACCCTCTGAAGGAAAGCCGGATCCGACGGATTTGCAGACAGTGTCTCCATCATCCCCTCGAGTCTCGTTCTTGCCAAGAACTGAATGGCCGTAGAATCCGCTGACACGTCCCATTTCCTCATGGTACTGATCATATTCTGTATTTTGTCAATATCAGGTTTCTCATCCCGCAAGATCTCCTGAATATCATCATCAACGGTGACCTCTG is a window of Thermodesulfovibrionales bacterium DNA encoding:
- a CDS encoding Type 1 glutamine amidotransferase-like domain-containing protein; this encodes MKGHILLEGGAEFGGRMEEPDKRALELAGGLDAQVSIIPTAAVPDHNHRRAGQSGVRWFQRLGATRVTSLPLIDRASADQSALASALRRSRLIYILGGFPRYLAQTLAGTSSWRAILEAYATGAVIGGSSAGAMILCGHYYDPDTERIAEGLNVVPRAYLIPHHDTFGKGWAPSLVPSLPDAVFVGVDEQTGLIDDGAEGEWTIYGKGLVTIYRGGKTRTHRSGETLSL